Proteins encoded within one genomic window of Ovis aries strain OAR_USU_Benz2616 breed Rambouillet chromosome 1, ARS-UI_Ramb_v3.0, whole genome shotgun sequence:
- the CDV3 gene encoding protein CDV3 homolog isoform X4, which translates to MQISEKEEDEVEKREDPSDNWEEGGGGGGGVEKSSGPWNKTAPVQAPPAPVVVTETPEPTMTSGVYRPPGARLTTTRKAPQGPPEIYSDTQFPSLQSTAKHVESRKDKEMEKSFEVVRHKTRGRDEFSKNQALKLQLDNQYAVLENQKSSHTQYN; encoded by the exons TGAaaaggaagaagatgaagttgaaaagAGAGAAGATCCAAGTGATAATTGGGAAgaaggtggaggtggtggtggtggtgtagaaAAATCTTCAGGACCTTGGAATAAAACTGCTCCGGTACAAGCACCTCCTGCTCCAGTAGTTG TTACAGAAACCCCAGAACCAACAATGACTAGTGGCGTGTATAGGCCTCCTGGAGCCAGGTTGACCACAACAAGGAAAGCACCACAAGGACCACCAGAAATCTATAGTGATACGCAGTTCCCATCCCTGCAGTCCACTGCCAAGCATGTAGAAAGCCGGAA ggataaagaaatggagaagagCTTTGAAGTAGTAAGACACAAAACTAGAGGTAGGGATGAGTTTTCAAAAAACCAGGCCCTTAAACTTCAGCTAGACAACCAGTATGCTGTGCTTGAGAATCAGAAAAGCAGCCACACACAGTACAATTAA